From Alteromonas australica, one genomic window encodes:
- the purH gene encoding bifunctional phosphoribosylaminoimidazolecarboxamide formyltransferase/IMP cyclohydrolase, with protein sequence MQTPKPIKRALLSVSDKTGILDFATALHNAGVELLSTGGTAKLLANAGLPVIEVSEHTGHPEIMAGRVKTLHPKIHGGILARRGTDEAVMAENNIAPIDLVVVNLYPFAATVANEDCTLEDAIENIDIGGPTMVRAAAKNHKDVTIVVNASDYGRVLAEMNDNNGSLTYSTRFDLAIKAFEHTAEYDGMIANYFGARLDSTECEADCDHQHSEFPRTYNMQLTKKQDLRYGENSHQEAAFYVENDIQEASVATATQLQGKELSFNNIADTDAALECVKEFEQPACVIVKHANPCGVAIGEDILSAYDRAFKTDPTSAFGGIIAFNRELDAKTAQAIVDRQFVEVIIAPTVSDEAKEVVTAKKNVRLLACGDWAGQLTEGYDFKRVNGGLLVQERDFGMVEMEDLEVVTKRKPSEDELRDLMFCWKVAKYVKSNAIVYCKDGMTVGVGAGQMSRVYSAKIAGIKAADENLEVAGSVMASDAFFPFRDGIDAAAEAGIKAVIQPGGSMRDQEVIDAADEHGIAMVFTGMRHFRH encoded by the coding sequence ATGCAAACACCAAAACCCATTAAACGTGCTCTTTTAAGTGTCTCTGATAAAACCGGTATCCTTGATTTCGCCACCGCGCTGCATAACGCTGGGGTAGAACTTCTGTCGACGGGAGGTACTGCGAAACTGCTAGCTAACGCAGGCTTACCTGTAATTGAGGTGTCTGAACATACTGGCCATCCAGAAATTATGGCAGGACGTGTAAAAACCCTTCACCCTAAAATTCATGGCGGTATCCTTGCACGCCGTGGCACCGACGAAGCCGTCATGGCAGAAAACAACATTGCCCCTATCGATTTAGTGGTAGTGAACCTTTATCCCTTTGCCGCCACCGTGGCAAACGAAGACTGCACATTAGAAGATGCCATTGAGAACATTGATATCGGTGGCCCAACAATGGTGCGCGCGGCAGCGAAAAACCATAAAGACGTGACTATTGTGGTGAACGCCTCTGACTATGGCCGTGTGTTAGCAGAAATGAACGATAACAATGGCTCACTCACCTACAGCACCCGTTTCGACCTAGCCATTAAAGCCTTTGAACATACCGCAGAGTACGACGGCATGATTGCTAACTACTTCGGCGCACGTTTAGACAGCACTGAATGCGAAGCCGATTGCGACCACCAGCACAGCGAATTTCCGCGCACGTACAACATGCAGCTGACCAAGAAGCAAGATCTTCGTTACGGTGAAAATAGTCACCAAGAAGCGGCATTTTATGTTGAGAACGACATTCAAGAAGCCTCTGTGGCTACAGCAACCCAGCTTCAAGGTAAAGAGCTGTCTTTCAACAACATCGCCGATACCGATGCAGCGCTAGAGTGTGTGAAAGAATTTGAACAGCCTGCATGCGTTATCGTTAAACATGCAAACCCGTGTGGTGTGGCGATTGGTGAAGACATCCTTAGTGCTTATGACCGTGCGTTTAAAACCGACCCTACGTCAGCGTTTGGCGGCATTATCGCTTTTAACCGTGAACTTGATGCGAAAACCGCGCAAGCGATTGTAGACCGTCAGTTCGTCGAAGTGATTATTGCACCAACGGTCAGTGATGAAGCGAAAGAAGTTGTGACCGCGAAGAAAAATGTACGTCTTCTCGCCTGTGGCGACTGGGCAGGTCAACTAACGGAAGGGTACGACTTCAAACGTGTCAACGGCGGCTTGCTTGTTCAAGAGCGTGACTTCGGCATGGTTGAAATGGAAGACCTGGAAGTAGTGACTAAGCGTAAGCCATCTGAAGACGAACTCCGCGACCTTATGTTCTGCTGGAAAGTGGCGAAATACGTGAAGTCTAACGCCATCGTTTACTGCAAAGACGGCATGACAGTAGGCGTAGGCGCAGGCCAAATGAGCCGCGTATACTCTGCAAAAATTGCTGGCATTAAAGCGGCTGACGAAAACCTAGAAGTGGCCGGCTCTGTAATGGCATCTGATGCATTCTTCCCGTTCCGCGACGGTATTGACGCTGCCGCTGAAGCTGGCATTAAAGCAGTTATTCAGCCAGGCGGCTCTATGCGTGACCAAGAAGTGATTGATGCAGCTGATGAACACGGCATTGCCATGGTATTCACCGGCATGCGCCACTTCCGTCACTAA
- a CDS encoding class I SAM-dependent methyltransferase, with the protein MKKLAQLVLAATLGVTATYASADAISDAAMSDIRSEKAKARDEYRHPQQTLRFFGLKPDMTVVEVSPGGGWYADILYSVVKEEGKYVAAHFYVDDSSSDYYKKSVKGFKEKTKPGMKYEGAEVTAFDPMKALDIAKAGSADMVLTFRNVHNWYMGHGEEGINNAFGAFFKALKPGGVLGVVEHELPESADDEAMKKSGYMKRSYIVAAAEKAGFVLEASSDVNANPMDTADHPRGVWTLPPRLALEEQDRDKYLAIGESNRMTLKFKKPN; encoded by the coding sequence ATGAAAAAGTTAGCCCAACTTGTATTGGCTGCAACACTTGGTGTTACCGCCACTTATGCCAGCGCCGATGCTATTTCAGATGCAGCCATGAGTGACATTCGTTCAGAAAAAGCGAAAGCCCGCGATGAATATCGTCATCCTCAACAAACCCTTCGCTTTTTTGGCTTAAAGCCTGATATGACTGTAGTAGAAGTCTCTCCAGGTGGTGGTTGGTATGCCGACATTCTTTACTCTGTCGTAAAAGAGGAAGGCAAATACGTTGCCGCGCATTTTTATGTTGATGACTCAAGTAGCGATTACTACAAAAAGTCAGTGAAAGGGTTTAAAGAAAAAACCAAGCCAGGCATGAAATACGAAGGCGCAGAAGTGACCGCTTTCGACCCGATGAAAGCACTGGATATCGCAAAAGCAGGCAGTGCCGATATGGTGCTCACCTTTCGTAACGTTCACAACTGGTATATGGGCCACGGTGAGGAAGGCATTAACAATGCATTCGGTGCCTTTTTCAAAGCGCTTAAGCCAGGTGGCGTATTAGGGGTAGTAGAACACGAATTACCAGAAAGTGCAGACGATGAAGCCATGAAGAAAAGTGGTTACATGAAACGCTCATACATTGTTGCGGCGGCGGAAAAAGCAGGATTTGTGCTAGAAGCAAGCAGCGATGTTAATGCGAACCCTATGGATACAGCAGACCACCCTCGTGGTGTGTGGACATTGCCTCCTCGTTTAGCACTTGAAGAACAAGATCGCGACAAATACCTTGCTATTGGCGAGAGTAATCGCATGACGTTAAAATTCAAAAAGCCAAATTAA
- the purD gene encoding phosphoribosylamine--glycine ligase, translated as MNVLVIGGGGREHALAYKAAQSSDVSTVFVAPGNAGTATEPKVENVAIDVNDIAGLVSFAQGNDVALTIVGPEAPLVAGVVDAFTNEGLMIFGPTQAAAQLEGSKAFTKDFLARHNIPTAEYQNFTEIAPALAYVREKGAPIVVKADGLAAGKGVIVAMTLEEAEDAIRDMLAGNAFGEAGSRVVIEEFLDGEEASFIVMVDGKNVLPFATSQDHKRAADGDKGPNTGGMGAYSPAPVVTPDIHDRIMNEVIMPTVDGMASEGNDYVGFLYAGLMIMADGTPKVIEYNCRFGDPETQPIMLRLKSDIVPLCQAACRGELAGKTIEFDERASVGVVLAAGGYPGSYNKGDEITGFEDAAKLDGKVFHAGTALEDGKVVTAGGRVLCATALGHNVTEAQQNAYTLLKTIQFKDVYFRNDIAHRAIAREAEAS; from the coding sequence ATGAACGTACTTGTCATTGGCGGCGGTGGCCGCGAGCACGCGTTAGCCTACAAAGCAGCGCAGTCTTCTGATGTATCAACGGTATTCGTTGCTCCGGGTAATGCCGGCACCGCTACCGAACCTAAGGTAGAGAACGTGGCTATTGATGTTAACGACATCGCTGGTCTTGTGTCTTTCGCTCAAGGTAACGACGTAGCGCTTACTATTGTAGGCCCAGAAGCACCGCTAGTTGCAGGCGTAGTCGATGCGTTCACTAACGAAGGGCTAATGATATTTGGGCCTACCCAAGCTGCAGCGCAGCTTGAAGGCTCAAAAGCCTTCACCAAAGACTTTCTCGCTCGTCACAACATCCCTACGGCTGAATACCAAAACTTCACTGAAATAGCCCCCGCTCTTGCTTATGTGCGTGAGAAAGGTGCCCCCATCGTGGTTAAAGCAGACGGCCTAGCCGCGGGTAAAGGCGTTATCGTCGCCATGACCCTTGAGGAAGCCGAAGATGCCATTCGTGATATGTTAGCAGGAAATGCGTTCGGTGAAGCAGGCAGCCGCGTGGTTATTGAAGAGTTCTTAGACGGTGAAGAAGCGTCTTTCATTGTTATGGTCGATGGCAAGAATGTACTGCCTTTTGCCACCAGCCAAGACCATAAACGCGCAGCCGATGGCGACAAAGGCCCGAACACTGGCGGTATGGGAGCATATTCTCCAGCCCCAGTAGTGACCCCTGACATTCATGACCGTATTATGAATGAAGTGATTATGCCAACGGTAGATGGCATGGCCTCAGAAGGTAATGACTACGTAGGTTTCTTGTACGCAGGGCTTATGATTATGGCTGACGGCACGCCGAAGGTCATTGAGTACAACTGCCGCTTTGGCGATCCAGAAACGCAACCGATTATGCTACGTTTAAAGTCAGATATTGTGCCTTTATGTCAAGCTGCATGTCGAGGTGAGCTAGCCGGCAAAACCATTGAGTTTGATGAGCGTGCGTCTGTGGGCGTGGTGCTAGCAGCGGGTGGTTACCCTGGCAGTTATAATAAAGGTGATGAGATCACAGGCTTTGAAGATGCCGCCAAACTAGATGGCAAAGTATTCCATGCGGGAACAGCCCTTGAAGACGGTAAAGTGGTGACTGCTGGAGGCCGTGTATTATGTGCCACTGCGCTAGGTCACAATGTTACCGAAGCGCAACAAAACGCTTATACACTGCTTAAAACCATTCAATTTAAAGATGTGTATTTTCGCAACGACATTGCCCATCGCGCCATTGCTCGCGAAGCAGAGGCCAGCTAG
- a CDS encoding sugar-binding protein, with amino-acid sequence MTEDEAAYVSTPPVIDGIADDDAWKDVKWNVMSSQMWGTLPEATDFSGRYKLRWDERALYLLAEIQDDHLSDTYADPLERYWDDDCLEIFIDADGSGGDHFNNYNAFAYHLALDNQVVDIGPDENGDAVAQLYNDHVDSAWKRDLTPPFLVYWEAAIRVFDDSYQHGKDNSPLTLKKGMQLGFMLAYCDADGKDREHFMGSHEITPVNGDKNLGFKDASVFGKLILKGR; translated from the coding sequence ATGACAGAGGATGAAGCTGCGTATGTTTCCACGCCTCCGGTCATTGACGGCATTGCAGATGATGACGCATGGAAAGACGTGAAGTGGAATGTCATGTCATCCCAGATGTGGGGAACCCTGCCAGAAGCCACGGATTTTTCGGGTCGCTATAAGCTTCGCTGGGACGAGCGTGCCCTATATTTGCTTGCAGAAATTCAAGATGACCACCTCTCTGATACCTATGCAGACCCTTTAGAGCGTTACTGGGATGATGATTGCCTAGAAATCTTTATTGATGCCGATGGTTCTGGTGGCGATCACTTTAATAACTACAATGCTTTTGCTTATCACCTTGCCCTTGATAATCAAGTGGTAGATATTGGCCCTGATGAAAATGGTGACGCTGTGGCTCAGTTATATAACGATCATGTAGACAGCGCCTGGAAGCGTGATCTTACCCCGCCGTTTCTTGTTTACTGGGAAGCCGCCATCCGCGTATTTGATGATAGCTATCAGCACGGAAAAGACAACTCGCCACTCACCCTTAAAAAAGGGATGCAACTTGGCTTTATGTTGGCGTATTGTGATGCTGATGGAAAAGACAGAGAACATTTCATGGGTTCCCATGAAATTACCCCAGTGAATGGCGACAAGAACTTAGGCTTTAAGGATGCTTCTGTCTTTGGCAAGCTGATATTGAAAGGTCGTTAA
- a CDS encoding ion transporter: MSFQRTCYNILTPHSDAHEFKTLSKIFDFALVILVLVNVGAMMLETVPGLSPTWQRELHTIEIVSVLIFTVEYLLRVYSSAAAPSRHGEEGRSAKKKRWNYLKSPMAVIDLMAILPFYLSMFVALDLRILRVFRVMRILKIGRYSRSMQTLLTVLRNEAHSLGAAISVLLVFTVIAATCIYYIEHTAQPEVFSSIPASLWWALVTLTTVGYGDAVPITTLGKVFGGFITIMGICFYALPAGILSSSYTAQMQLKRDRFTDTVRTALDDGHLSEHDKGHIERVRDLLDLDEEEAHLIVRLLQHHHSTSPNPNADKKPHT, translated from the coding sequence ATGTCATTTCAACGCACTTGTTACAATATACTTACCCCTCATAGCGATGCACATGAGTTTAAAACACTGAGTAAGATTTTTGATTTTGCTCTGGTGATACTTGTTCTCGTTAATGTGGGCGCGATGATGCTTGAAACCGTGCCAGGCTTATCACCAACATGGCAGCGCGAACTTCATACTATTGAAATCGTATCTGTACTTATATTTACTGTGGAATATCTCTTACGTGTATACAGCAGTGCGGCAGCGCCCTCCCGCCATGGAGAAGAGGGGCGCAGTGCGAAGAAAAAACGCTGGAACTACCTTAAAAGTCCTATGGCTGTGATCGACCTTATGGCCATTTTACCCTTCTATTTAAGTATGTTTGTGGCCTTAGACTTGCGTATTTTGCGGGTATTTAGAGTCATGCGAATTTTAAAAATTGGCCGCTATTCGCGCTCAATGCAAACTTTGCTCACTGTATTAAGAAATGAGGCCCATAGTTTAGGTGCCGCCATCAGTGTTTTACTCGTGTTTACTGTTATTGCCGCAACCTGCATCTATTACATTGAACACACCGCTCAACCAGAGGTTTTTAGCAGCATTCCCGCGTCATTGTGGTGGGCGCTGGTAACACTCACCACAGTAGGCTACGGTGACGCCGTTCCTATCACCACATTAGGCAAAGTGTTTGGTGGATTCATTACAATTATGGGCATTTGTTTCTATGCGCTACCTGCTGGTATTTTATCTTCTAGCTATACCGCACAAATGCAACTTAAAAGAGACAGATTCACAGACACGGTTCGTACCGCATTGGACGATGGCCATTTAAGCGAACACGATAAAGGGCACATTGAACGTGTTCGCGATTTGTTAGACCTCGATGAAGAAGAAGCTCATCTCATCGTGCGCCTTCTTCAGCACCACCATAGCACGTCTCCAAACCCTAACGCCGACAAGAAGCCGCATACATAG